Sequence from the Candidatus Accumulibacter similis genome:
GGCGCCGGCAAGGACGCTGGCGGGGCGAAAGCCCGGCCGCAGCCGACCCGCTGCGCCGCCTCCGCCGCTGACTGCCGAACAGCAGATGGTCCTGGGTTCAGTGCAGGCCGATGGCTGCGGCTTTCATGCTTACCTGCTGCATGGTGTCACCGGCAGCGGCAAGACCGAGGTGTACCTGCGCCTCATCGAGCGCGCGCTGGCGGCGGGCCAGCAGGTGCTGCTGCTGGTGCCGGAAATCAATCTCACGCCACAACTCGAAGCACGGGTTGCCGAGCGCTTCCCTGCTGCGGGGCTCGTCAGCCTGCACAGCGATCTCGCCGAGGCGGCGCGCAGCCGCAACTGGCTGGCGGCCTGCAGTGGCGACGCGCGCATCGTTCTCGGTACCCGGCTGGCAGTGTTTGCGCCACTGCCGGAACTCGGTCTGATCATCGTCGACGAAGAGCACGACAGCTCGTTCAAGCAGCAGGATGGGGTCCGCTACTCAGCGCGTGACCTGGCTGTGTTCCGTGCCCGCGACAGCGGCGTTCCGGTCGTTCTCGGTTCGGCGACGCCGTCGCTCGAGAGCTGGGCGAACGCCACGGGCGATGGCGGGCGCGGACGCTATCGCCTGCTCTCACTGCGCCAGCGGGCCGTCGAGGGTTCCCGTCTGCCACTGGTGCGGATCATCGATACGCGGCTCGAAAAGCCACAGGACGGGCTGTCGGGCACCCTGCTGCAGGCGATTGAGCAGTGCCTCTACCGCCGTGAGCAGAGCCTGATCTTTCTCAACCGTCGCGGCTATGCGCCGGTGATGAGCTGCCCTGCCTGCGGTTGGATCTCCGGTTGTGAGCGCTGTGCGGCCAACCTCGTGCTGCATCTGGTCGACCGCTGCCTGCGTTGTCACCACTGTGGCTTCCAGACCCGGCTGCCGCGGCAGTGTCCGACCTGTGGCAATCAGGACCTGCGCCCTTTGGGAAGGGGTACGCAGCGTCTCGAGATGGTGCTTGCCGAACGCTTTCCGCAAGCGCGACTGCTGCGCGTGGACAGGGACTCGGCCGGCAGCCGCAAGCAATGGACGGAACTGTTGCGAAGAATTCACGACGGCGAGGCGGACATCCTGGTCGGCACGCAGATGCTTGCGAAGGGACATGATTTTCCGAAGTTGACGCTGGTCGCTGCGATCGCCCCCGATGCGGCGCTCTTCGCCGCCGACTGGCGAGCACCCGAACGCCTCTTTGCCCAGCTGATGCAGGTTGCCGGGCGCGCCGGTCGGTCCGAGCGCCCTGGCGAGGTGTTGCTGCAGACGCAGTTCCCCGACCATCCGCTCTATCAGGCGCTGCAGCACCACGACTACCCAGGATTTGCCGCCGCCCAGCTCAAGGAACGTCGCCAGGCCGGGTTTCCACCCTACGCGTACCAGGCCATGTTGCGGGCGGAGGCGCCCCGCATGGCCGACGCCATCGCGTTCCTGGCCGCGGCCCGCGATTGCGCGGCAGTCGCTGCCGCGGCAGGGATCTGCTTCTACGATCCGGTGCCGATGCGCCTGTCGCGCCGCGCCAACATGGAGCGGGGCCAGCTTCTCGTCGAGTCGCCGTCGCGTCGCGCCCTGCAGGCCTTTCTCGCGGACTGGGTGACGCAGATCGAGGCGCTGCGGGCGCCGGCGAGGCTGCGCTGGCACCTCGAGGTGGATCCGCTCGATCTCTGACCGTCCGCCGGCGGCAGCCGGTCCCTGCGGTCCCCTTTGTGACCACCCGCCAATGGCCGGAGGACGGCCGCTCTGGCGGTGGCCGCAGCTTGACGGCCGGCAATGAAGGCGGGGATACTCGGGGCGAATGACGCCGGTCGCGGCGTTCGCCGTCCGTCAGCCTGAGGAGTGCTTCAATGTCTTCCGATTTCGTAGCTGCCATCGACCTCGGGTCGAACAGCTTCCACATGGTCGTCGCGCGCATCACCGACGGTCATGTACAGATTCTCGACCGTCTGCGCGAGATGGTTCAACTCGCCGCCGGTCTCGACGACAACAACCGCCTGTCGCCGCAAGCGCAGCAGCGGGCGCTCGATTGTCTGGCGCGTTTTGCCCAACGCCTGCGCCACATCCCGCCGGCGCGCGTGCGCATCGTCGGCACCAATACCCTGCGCCAGGCGCGCAACAGCGCGGAGTTCGTCGCTCGCGCCGAGCAGACTCTGGCTCATCGGGTCGAGGTCGTCAGTGGTCACGAGGAGGCGCGACTGATCTACCTCGGCGTGGCGCAGAGTGTCGGTCACGTTGCCGGGCAGCGGCTGGTGATCGACATCGGTGGCGGCAGCACCGAGCTGATCATCGGCGAGGCCTTCGACCCGCTGCACCTGGCCAGCCTGCGCATGGGCTGCGTGAGCATCAGCCGTGCCTGCTTTGCGGACGGTCGCGTCACGGCCGGCCGCCTGCGTCAGGCCGAACTGCTGGTGCAACTGCACCTTGAGCCCGTCCGCGAAGAGTACCTCGCGCGTGGCTGGGAGATGGCGACAGGCGCCTCCGGCTCCATCAAGGCAATCCAGGATGTGATCGTCCGCGAGGGCTGGAGTCGCGAGGGGATCACTCTCGATGCGCTGCGCCGACTGCGCGCCGCATTGCTCGAGACATCGGACCCGGCGGGACTCGTCAGTCGCTGGCAACTCGAGCCGCCGCGTGCACGAGTTTTCGCTGGCGGCTTCGTGGTCCTGCATGGACTCTGCGAAACACTCGGCATCGAGCGGCTGGAAGTCTCCGAGGGCGCCCTGCGCGAAGGCCTCATCTACGATCTCCTCGGCCGTATCCGGCACGAGGACGTGCGCGACCGCACCATTGCCGACGTCATCCGCCGCTTCACCCTCGAT
This genomic interval carries:
- a CDS encoding primosomal protein N'; this translates as MAERQTEPCVVRVALDLPLRRLFDYRFPDEQHLSAADVGCRVRVPIGQRQRIGIIVAVGVASELAPAELKPVLEVLRDQGPLPDAWLRLTSFCAAYYHAPLGQVMLGTLPARMRALAPARTLAGRKPGRSRPAAPPPPLTAEQQMVLGSVQADGCGFHAYLLHGVTGSGKTEVYLRLIERALAAGQQVLLLVPEINLTPQLEARVAERFPAAGLVSLHSDLAEAARSRNWLAACSGDARIVLGTRLAVFAPLPELGLIIVDEEHDSSFKQQDGVRYSARDLAVFRARDSGVPVVLGSATPSLESWANATGDGGRGRYRLLSLRQRAVEGSRLPLVRIIDTRLEKPQDGLSGTLLQAIEQCLYRREQSLIFLNRRGYAPVMSCPACGWISGCERCAANLVLHLVDRCLRCHHCGFQTRLPRQCPTCGNQDLRPLGRGTQRLEMVLAERFPQARLLRVDRDSAGSRKQWTELLRRIHDGEADILVGTQMLAKGHDFPKLTLVAAIAPDAALFAADWRAPERLFAQLMQVAGRAGRSERPGEVLLQTQFPDHPLYQALQHHDYPGFAAAQLKERRQAGFPPYAYQAMLRAEAPRMADAIAFLAAARDCAAVAAAAGICFYDPVPMRLSRRANMERGQLLVESPSRRALQAFLADWVTQIEALRAPARLRWHLEVDPLDL
- a CDS encoding exopolyphosphatase, producing the protein MSSDFVAAIDLGSNSFHMVVARITDGHVQILDRLREMVQLAAGLDDNNRLSPQAQQRALDCLARFAQRLRHIPPARVRIVGTNTLRQARNSAEFVARAEQTLAHRVEVVSGHEEARLIYLGVAQSVGHVAGQRLVIDIGGGSTELIIGEAFDPLHLASLRMGCVSISRACFADGRVTAGRLRQAELLVQLHLEPVREEYLARGWEMATGASGSIKAIQDVIVREGWSREGITLDALRRLRAALLETSDPAGLVSRWQLEPPRARVFAGGFVVLHGLCETLGIERLEVSEGALREGLIYDLLGRIRHEDVRDRTIADVIRRFTLDQAQAERVSATALELLRQVRARWGLAGKEAKHVLERAARLHEIGLLLSHDQYHKHGAYVLEHADLPGYSRDDQLLLAVLVRRHRRSFPADAFAALPKAWARSAGRLCTLLRLAVVLHRGRSSEPLPPLILQVDRQRLRLLFPDGWLAAHPLTRADLQIEAAMLAKAGFALRVGDVQARSGQVPPVSV